A genomic region of Xanthomonas fragariae contains the following coding sequences:
- a CDS encoding ankyrin repeat domain-containing protein, whose translation MRTLLFLMLGTLSAVADAASPAPVPTSAASVAATPEQIKLQLREYFFDAAREGRQDMLAEFIRSHYDLNTRDEKGYTALILAAYHGQRPAVEQLLSAGADPCAQDKRGNTALMGAIFKGEPGIARRLMQAHCAPDQRNNAGQTAAMYAALFQRTDVLKDLAAKGADLSLKDGQGNDVTKLQRGDFATTPAR comes from the coding sequence ATGCGCACCCTGTTGTTCCTGATGCTTGGCACCCTGTCTGCGGTTGCCGATGCTGCCTCACCCGCGCCTGTACCCACCAGTGCCGCCAGCGTGGCCGCGACACCCGAGCAGATCAAGCTGCAGTTGCGCGAGTACTTCTTTGACGCTGCACGCGAAGGCCGCCAGGACATGCTGGCCGAATTCATCCGCTCGCATTACGACCTCAACACCCGCGATGAGAAGGGCTACACCGCCTTGATCCTGGCTGCGTACCACGGCCAGCGCCCGGCGGTGGAACAGCTGCTCAGCGCCGGTGCCGACCCGTGCGCGCAGGACAAGCGTGGCAATACCGCGCTGATGGGCGCGATCTTCAAGGGCGAGCCGGGCATCGCCAGGCGCCTGATGCAGGCCCACTGCGCCCCGGACCAGCGCAACAATGCCGGCCAGACCGCGGCGATGTATGCGGCGCTGTTCCAGCGCACCGATGTGCTCAAGGATCTGGCCGCCAAGGGTGCAGACCTCAGCCTCAAGGACGGGCAGGGCAACGATGTGACCAAGCTGCAACGCGGCGACTTCGCCACCACGCCAGCGCGCTGA
- the dusA gene encoding tRNA dihydrouridine(20/20a) synthase DusA gives MTASADRYATSLRLSVAPMMDWTDRHCRVFHRLLAPSARLYTEMVHANAVIHGDRTRLIGFDPVEHPLALQLGGSEPALLAQAAAIAQEWGYDEINLNCGCPSDRVQAGRFGACLMREPALVADCVAAMCAATTLPITVKCRLGVDGDDDYAAFANFADQVVAAGAALVVVHARNAWLKGLSPKENREVPPLRYDWAYRLKLELPSLPVVLNGGIAAVATALAHLRHTDGVMLGRAAYHDPYVLHCLDAALNQRPEQSRASLLRALQPYVQSQLEQGLALKHITRHVLGLFHGQPGGRAFRQILSEGAHRPDAGWELVEQALQRTDSHAWRVVA, from the coding sequence ATGACTGCTTCCGCCGATCGCTACGCCACCTCACTGCGCCTGTCTGTCGCCCCGATGATGGACTGGACCGACCGGCATTGCCGGGTGTTCCATCGCCTGTTGGCGCCGTCTGCGCGCCTTTATACCGAAATGGTGCACGCCAATGCGGTGATCCACGGCGATCGCACGCGGCTGATCGGCTTCGATCCGGTCGAGCACCCGCTCGCCCTGCAATTAGGTGGCAGCGAGCCTGCCCTTCTCGCGCAGGCCGCCGCGATCGCGCAGGAATGGGGCTACGACGAGATCAATCTCAATTGCGGCTGCCCGTCCGATCGCGTGCAGGCCGGGCGCTTCGGCGCCTGCCTGATGCGCGAGCCGGCGCTGGTGGCCGACTGTGTTGCCGCCATGTGCGCGGCCACCACGCTGCCGATCACGGTCAAATGCCGCCTTGGCGTGGACGGCGATGACGACTACGCAGCGTTTGCCAACTTTGCCGACCAAGTGGTCGCGGCCGGCGCGGCCTTGGTGGTGGTGCACGCCCGTAATGCCTGGTTGAAGGGCTTGTCGCCGAAGGAAAACCGCGAAGTTCCACCGCTGCGCTACGACTGGGCTTACCGCCTCAAGCTGGAGCTGCCAAGCCTGCCGGTGGTACTCAATGGCGGCATCGCCGCCGTTGCTACCGCGCTGGCGCATCTGCGGCACACCGACGGCGTCATGCTGGGCCGCGCTGCCTACCATGATCCCTACGTGCTGCACTGTCTGGATGCAGCGTTGAACCAGCGCCCGGAACAATCGCGCGCATCATTGCTGCGCGCACTGCAGCCGTACGTGCAATCCCAGCTGGAACAGGGCCTGGCCTTGAAGCACATCACCCGGCATGTGCTGGGGCTGTTCCATGGGCAGCCGGGCGGACGGGCGTTTCGGCAAATACTGAGCGAGGGCGCACATCGCCCGGACGCTGGCTGGGAACTGGTCGAGCAGGCCTTGCAGCGCACCGACTCCCATGCCTGGCGTGTCGTTGCCTGA
- the dinG gene encoding ATP-dependent DNA helicase DinG, with amino-acid sequence MSEVAPPAAPSAPVPPAPTQRSLTEPVKAGIREAYAKLQANTPGFATRRAQSQMIGLVSRALATSGGIGIAEAPTGVGKSLGYLTAGVPIALATKKKLVISTGTVALQSQLVERDIPAFLKATGLEATVALAKGRTRYLCTRNAAELQGETSQEGMFDDEQVLYDRPLSPADADLAKRLANAYAERSWNGDLDDAPEQISVPLRLRITTPASGCAGRRCSYAAQCPVLKARTEVREAQIVVTNHALLLSSLSLGDAENGQPLIAPPADMLLVLDEGHHIAGVAIDQGAANLSLDEMAKRTGRLQILIAAAYRAVDKDKIGNLLPNEAIEVAARLSKLLKAFHAEVERLWKPELGERDPLWRAANGKLPPQWGPVIEELGEETRALFNWVHAAHSAIAKGKQDDSARERLQRSLGLALEMAEQQHNLWSGWRREDKQGQPPMARWITLSRDGDLICHCSPVSAAQVLRTMIWNEVDSVVMTSATLTGGGDFQSFAINNGLPDHAEMASLASPFDLPNQAELIVPDFPVTPDDREGHPKEVARYLVSELDWTSKGSIVLFTSRWKMEKVADLMPLAQRNRVLVQGEGNKSQLITEHLRRIAAGEGSVLFGLNSFGEGLDLPGDACTTVVITQVPFAVPTDPQTSTLSEWLESRGHNAFNLIAIPHALRTLTQFAGRLIRSSNDHGRVIILDSRLLTRRYGKRIIDALPPFKRVIGR; translated from the coding sequence CGCGCGCGCTGGCCACCTCCGGCGGCATTGGCATCGCCGAGGCCCCCACCGGGGTGGGCAAGAGTCTGGGCTATCTCACCGCCGGCGTGCCGATCGCTTTGGCCACCAAAAAGAAGCTGGTGATCAGCACCGGCACCGTGGCGCTGCAGTCGCAGCTGGTGGAGCGCGATATTCCGGCCTTCCTGAAAGCGACCGGCCTGGAAGCAACCGTGGCACTTGCCAAGGGCCGCACCCGTTACCTGTGCACCCGCAACGCTGCCGAGCTGCAGGGCGAGACTAGCCAGGAAGGCATGTTCGACGACGAACAGGTGCTCTACGACCGCCCGCTTAGCCCGGCCGACGCCGATCTGGCCAAGCGCCTGGCCAATGCCTACGCCGAACGCAGCTGGAACGGCGATCTGGACGACGCGCCCGAACAGATTTCGGTGCCGCTGCGCCTGCGCATCACCACCCCTGCCTCTGGTTGTGCGGGGCGCCGTTGCAGCTATGCCGCGCAGTGCCCGGTGCTCAAGGCGCGCACCGAGGTGCGCGAAGCGCAGATCGTGGTCACCAATCACGCACTGTTGCTGTCCTCGCTGTCGCTGGGCGATGCCGAAAACGGTCAGCCCTTGATCGCCCCGCCGGCTGACATGCTGCTGGTGCTCGATGAAGGGCACCACATCGCCGGTGTGGCGATCGACCAGGGCGCAGCGAATCTGTCGCTGGACGAAATGGCCAAGCGCACCGGTCGCTTGCAGATCCTCATCGCTGCCGCGTACCGCGCGGTCGACAAGGACAAGATTGGCAACCTGCTACCCAACGAAGCGATCGAGGTGGCCGCACGCCTTTCCAAGTTGCTCAAGGCGTTCCATGCCGAAGTCGAGCGCCTGTGGAAGCCCGAGCTCGGCGAGCGCGATCCGTTATGGCGTGCGGCCAACGGCAAGCTGCCGCCGCAGTGGGGTCCGGTGATCGAGGAGCTCGGCGAAGAAACCCGCGCGCTGTTCAACTGGGTGCATGCCGCACACAGTGCGATCGCCAAGGGCAAGCAGGACGATTCCGCACGCGAACGCTTGCAACGTAGCCTTGGCCTGGCGTTGGAAATGGCCGAGCAGCAACACAATCTGTGGAGCGGCTGGCGGCGCGAAGACAAGCAAGGCCAGCCGCCGATGGCGCGTTGGATCACGCTCTCGCGCGATGGTGATCTGATATGTCATTGCTCGCCGGTATCGGCCGCGCAAGTGCTGCGCACGATGATCTGGAACGAAGTGGATTCGGTGGTGATGACCTCGGCCACCCTGACCGGCGGTGGCGACTTCCAATCCTTCGCCATCAACAACGGCTTGCCCGATCACGCCGAGATGGCCTCGTTGGCCTCGCCGTTCGATCTGCCCAATCAGGCCGAATTAATCGTGCCCGATTTCCCGGTCACGCCAGACGATCGCGAAGGCCATCCAAAAGAAGTCGCGCGTTATCTGGTGAGCGAACTGGATTGGACTTCCAAAGGCAGCATTGTGCTGTTCACCTCGCGCTGGAAGATGGAAAAGGTTGCCGACCTGATGCCGCTTGCGCAGCGCAACCGCGTGCTGGTGCAGGGCGAGGGCAACAAGTCGCAATTGATCACCGAGCATCTGCGCCGTATTGCGGCAGGCGAGGGCTCGGTGCTGTTCGGCCTCAACTCGTTCGGCGAAGGTCTGGATCTGCCCGGCGATGCCTGCACCACCGTGGTCATCACCCAGGTGCCGTTTGCGGTGCCGACCGATCCGCAGACCTCCACCTTGAGCGAATGGCTGGAAAGTCGCGGCCATAACGCCTTCAACCTGATCGCCATCCCGCATGCGCTGCGCACGTTGACGCAGTTTGCCGGCCGCTTGATCCGAAGTTCCAACGACCACGGTCGGGTGATCATTCTCGACTCGCGCCTGCTCACCCGTCGCTACGGCAAACGCATCATCGACGCGTTGCCGCCGTTTAAGCGGGTGATCGGGCGTTGA
- a CDS encoding response regulator transcription factor: protein MRILLVEDEAPLRETLAARLKREGFAVDAAQDGEEGLYMGREVPFDVGIIDLGLPKMSGMELIKALRDEGKKFPVLILTARSSWQDKVEGLKQGADDYLVKPFHVEELLARVNALLRRAAGWSKPTLECGPVALDLAAQTVSVNGANVDLTSYEYKVLEYLMMHAGELVSKADLTEHIYQQDFDRDSNVLEVFIGRLRKKLDPDGELKPIETVRGRGYRFAIPRTEG, encoded by the coding sequence ATGCGTATTCTTTTGGTCGAAGACGAAGCTCCGCTGCGCGAGACTCTCGCCGCGCGTCTGAAGCGTGAAGGCTTTGCAGTCGACGCTGCACAGGACGGCGAAGAGGGGCTGTACATGGGCCGCGAAGTGCCATTCGACGTCGGCATCATCGACCTCGGCCTGCCCAAGATGTCGGGCATGGAGCTGATCAAGGCGCTGCGCGACGAGGGCAAGAAATTTCCGGTGCTGATTTTGACGGCGCGTTCGAGCTGGCAGGACAAGGTCGAAGGCCTCAAGCAGGGTGCCGACGATTACCTAGTCAAGCCGTTCCACGTAGAAGAGCTGCTGGCGCGCGTTAACGCGCTGTTGCGGCGTGCGGCCGGCTGGAGCAAGCCGACGTTGGAGTGTGGCCCGGTGGCACTGGATCTGGCAGCGCAGACGGTTAGCGTCAATGGTGCCAACGTCGACCTGACCAGCTACGAGTATAAGGTGCTCGAATATCTGATGATGCATGCGGGCGAGTTAGTCTCCAAGGCTGACCTGACCGAGCACATCTATCAGCAGGATTTCGATCGCGATTCGAATGTGCTGGAAGTGTTCATCGGTCGCCTGCGCAAGAAGCTCGACCCCGATGGTGAGCTCAAGCCGATCGAGACCGTACGCGGTCGCGGCTACCGCTTCGCCATCCCGCGCACCGAAGGCTGA
- a CDS encoding ATP-binding protein: protein MQARQLLAASLSLVAFLALAGYALDVAFADTAEKNLRERLKNYASAYAANIDFVRDGSLYIGGQPPDPRFDVPGGGLYVEVVRPDESWTSMSAEGPNIPHGRMLEPRQEEFIGPLEMTQIDGSLGQLYRYGLGVSYVEREHGGEIPYTIYVMEDARSMGAQLRVFRGAVWFYLGSAGVVLLVLQAFILQWSLRPLRRVINELTKVQRGEIQRMSEQHPRELEPLTESINAFIESERDNLDRQRNTLADLAHSLKTPIAVLRTQLDSGSSERDLHDEMDVQLRRMNDLVSYQLARAASSGHKLFAAPLPIEPTAEEIVRGLEKVYSVKGVLCEFDISPDARFHGEPGDLQELLGNLLENGFKWARSRVLLTAQPGPTTGNRRAGLILSVEDDGPGIAPEDVAKILQRGVRGDERVQGHGIGMSIVQDLIKAYRGELQVVRSQELGGARFNVTLPPGL from the coding sequence CTGCAGGCCCGCCAGCTACTTGCCGCGAGCCTCAGTCTTGTGGCCTTCCTGGCGCTGGCAGGCTACGCGCTGGATGTGGCGTTTGCGGACACCGCAGAAAAGAACCTGCGCGAGCGGCTGAAGAACTACGCCTCGGCGTACGCCGCCAATATCGATTTCGTGCGCGACGGCTCGCTGTATATCGGTGGACAACCGCCCGATCCGCGTTTCGACGTCCCCGGTGGCGGGCTGTATGTCGAGGTGGTGCGCCCGGACGAAAGCTGGACCTCGATGTCGGCTGAAGGCCCGAACATTCCGCACGGGCGCATGCTTGAGCCGCGCCAGGAAGAGTTTATCGGTCCGTTGGAAATGACCCAGATCGACGGCAGCCTGGGCCAGCTCTATCGCTACGGCCTGGGCGTGAGCTATGTCGAACGCGAACACGGCGGCGAGATCCCGTACACCATCTATGTAATGGAAGACGCGCGTTCGATGGGCGCGCAGCTGCGCGTGTTCCGTGGCGCGGTGTGGTTTTATCTCGGCAGCGCCGGAGTGGTGCTGCTGGTGCTGCAGGCCTTCATTCTGCAGTGGAGCCTGCGTCCGTTGCGGCGGGTCATCAACGAGTTGACCAAGGTGCAACGCGGCGAAATCCAGCGCATGAGCGAGCAGCATCCGCGCGAACTGGAACCACTGACCGAGAGCATCAACGCCTTCATCGAAAGTGAGCGCGATAACCTGGATCGCCAGCGCAACACTCTGGCCGATCTGGCGCATAGCCTCAAGACGCCGATCGCGGTGCTGCGTACGCAACTGGATAGCGGTTCGTCCGAGCGCGATCTGCACGACGAAATGGACGTGCAACTGCGCCGCATGAACGATCTGGTGTCCTACCAACTCGCACGTGCCGCTTCGAGTGGTCACAAGCTGTTCGCCGCGCCGTTGCCGATCGAACCGACCGCCGAAGAAATCGTACGTGGGTTGGAAAAGGTGTATTCGGTCAAAGGCGTGCTGTGCGAATTCGATATCTCGCCCGATGCGCGTTTTCACGGTGAGCCGGGCGATCTGCAGGAGCTGCTCGGCAACCTGCTGGAAAACGGCTTCAAATGGGCGCGCAGCCGCGTACTGTTGACCGCGCAGCCGGGCCCGACCACCGGCAACCGTCGCGCTGGCCTGATCCTGTCGGTGGAAGACGACGGCCCTGGCATCGCGCCGGAAGATGTGGCAAAGATTCTGCAACGTGGCGTGCGCGGCGATGAGCGCGTGCAAGGCCACGGCATCGGCATGTCGATTGTGCAGGACCTGATCAAGGCTTACCGCGGCGAACTGCAGGTGGTGCGCTCGCAGGAACTGGGCGGCGCCCGCTTCAACGTCACCCTGCCGCCGGGACTGTGA
- a CDS encoding IS5 family transposase (programmed frameshift), with amino-acid sequence MRQKTYPSDMSRERFEHILPILEQARKRTKPRRVDMYEVWCAVLYVLRTGCQWRALPSDFPKWRTVHAYFAKWSECDDEGVSLLERALKKSQVGVARQKQERNIFSRFLIVDAQSVKNTDTAGQKGYDAGKKVSGIKRHIAVDTQGLPHAIAVTTAEVTDRKGALQALERCQSNLTHVQSLLCDSGYTGVPFAEGVREILGEQLTVQIAKRSELHTFKVMPKRWIVERSFAWLEKNRRLWKNCERKLNTSLQFIHLAFLALLLKRS; translated from the exons ATGCGCCAAAAAACCTATCCGAGCGACATGAGCCGGGAGCGTTTCGAACACATCCTCCCGATCCTGGAACAAGCGCGCAAGCGCACCAAGCCACGCCGAGTGGATATGTATGAGGTGTGGTGCGCAGTGTTGTACGTGCTGCGAACCGGTTGCCAATGGCGAGCGCTACCCAGCGACTTTCCGAAGTGGCGGACCGTGCACGCGTACTTTGCCAAGTGGAGCGAGTGCGACGATGAAGGAGTGAGCCTGCTGGAGCGGGCGCTCAAAAAATC TCAGGTTGGCGTGGCCCGCCAGAAACAGGAGCGCAACATCTTCAGCAGGTTCTTGATCGTGGACGCGCAGAGCGTCAAGAACACGGACACAGCCGGGCAAAAGGGATATGACGCGGGCAAAAAGGTGTCGGGCATCAAGCGGCATATCGCTGTTGATACCCAGGGGTTGCCCCATGCCATCGCGGTGACGACGGCGGAGGTGACCGACCGCAAAGGTGCGCTGCAGGCGCTGGAGCGCTGTCAGTCAAACTTGACGCATGTACAAAGCCTGCTGTGCGACAGTGGTTACACCGGAGTACCGTTTGCCGAAGGCGTACGAGAGATTCTAGGCGAGCAGCTCACGGTGCAGATTGCCAAGCGCAGCGAACTGCACACCTTCAAGGTCATGCCCAAGCGCTGGATCGTCGAGCGCAGTTTTGCCTGGCTGGAGAAAAACCGAAGGCTGTGGAAGAACTGCGAGCGCAAACTCAACACCAGCTTGCAGTTCATCCATCTGGCCTTCTTGGCGCTTCTACTCAAAAGATCGTGA
- the katB gene encoding catalase KatB: MRPGFLTVLVLLAPALIALPVFAQSVLTRDNGAKVGDNQNSQTAGATGPTLLQDVQLIQKLQRFDRERIPERVVHARGTGVKGEFTATADLSNLTKAKVFSSGEKIPVFVRFSSVVHGNHSPETLRDPHGFATKFYTSEGNWDLVGNNFPTFFIRDAIKFPDMVHAFKPDPRTNLDDDARRFDFFSHVPESTRTLTLLYSNEGTPAGYRFMDGNGVHAYKLVNAQGEVHYVKFHWKTLQGSKNLDPKQVAAVQAKDYSHLTNDLVGAIKKGDYPKWDLYLQVLKPEDLAKFDFDPLDATKIWPDVPEQKVGQMVLNKNVDNFFQETEQVAMAPANLVPGIEPSEDRLLQGRIFSYADAQLYRIGTNGLSLPVNRPRVAVNNGNQDGQANTGHTTSGVNYEPSRLEPRPQDTAARYRALPLSGTTQQAKITREQNFKQAGELYRSYNKKDRADLVQSFGESLATTDTESKHLVLSFLYKADPEYGTGVTRVAKGDLARVKQLASTLQD, translated from the coding sequence ATGCGCCCTGGATTCCTCACGGTGCTAGTCCTGCTAGCACCGGCGTTGATCGCCCTGCCGGTCTTCGCCCAATCGGTTCTGACCCGCGACAATGGCGCAAAGGTCGGTGACAACCAGAATTCCCAGACCGCCGGTGCCACCGGCCCGACCCTGCTGCAGGACGTGCAGCTGATCCAGAAACTGCAGCGCTTCGATCGCGAGCGTATTCCCGAGCGCGTGGTGCATGCGCGCGGGACCGGCGTCAAGGGCGAATTCACCGCCACTGCCGATCTGTCCAACCTGACCAAGGCCAAGGTGTTCAGCTCCGGCGAAAAGATTCCGGTGTTCGTGCGCTTTTCCTCGGTTGTGCATGGCAACCACTCGCCGGAAACGCTGCGCGACCCGCACGGTTTCGCCACCAAGTTCTATACCAGCGAAGGCAACTGGGATCTGGTCGGCAACAACTTCCCGACCTTCTTCATCCGCGATGCGATCAAGTTTCCCGACATGGTCCACGCGTTCAAGCCGGACCCGCGCACCAACCTGGATGACGATGCGCGTCGCTTCGATTTCTTCTCGCACGTGCCCGAGTCCACCCGCACGCTGACCCTGCTCTATTCCAACGAAGGCACCCCCGCCGGTTATCGCTTCATGGATGGCAACGGCGTGCATGCCTACAAGCTGGTCAACGCGCAAGGCGAAGTGCATTACGTCAAGTTCCACTGGAAGACGCTGCAGGGCAGCAAGAACCTGGATCCCAAGCAGGTTGCCGCGGTTCAGGCCAAGGACTACAGCCACCTGACCAACGATCTGGTCGGCGCGATCAAGAAGGGCGATTACCCCAAATGGGATTTGTACCTGCAGGTGCTCAAGCCGGAAGACCTGGCCAAGTTCGATTTCGATCCGCTCGATGCCACCAAGATCTGGCCGGACGTGCCGGAGCAGAAGGTCGGCCAGATGGTGTTGAACAAAAACGTCGACAACTTCTTCCAGGAGACCGAGCAGGTGGCGATGGCGCCGGCCAACCTGGTGCCGGGCATCGAGCCTTCGGAAGATCGGCTGCTCCAGGGCCGTATTTTTTCCTATGCCGATGCCCAGCTGTATCGCATCGGCACCAACGGCCTGAGTCTGCCGGTAAACCGTCCGCGTGTGGCCGTCAACAACGGCAACCAGGATGGCCAAGCCAACACCGGCCACACCACCAGCGGCGTGAACTACGAGCCGAGCCGCCTGGAGCCGCGTCCGCAGGACACCGCTGCGCGCTACCGCGCGTTGCCGCTGTCGGGTACCACCCAGCAGGCCAAGATCACTCGCGAACAGAACTTCAAGCAGGCCGGTGAGCTGTATCGGTCCTACAACAAGAAGGACCGCGCCGATCTGGTGCAGAGCTTCGGCGAGTCGCTAGCCACCACCGATACCGAGAGCAAGCATCTGGTGCTGTCGTTCCTGTACAAGGCCGACCCTGAGTACGGCACCGGGGTGACGCGCGTTGCCAAGGGCGATCTGGCCCGCGTCAAGCAGCTGGCCTCTACCCTGCAGGACTGA